The stretch of DNA ATCACTAGCCATTTGTGCCCCATCTGATCTCTAATCTAGTTCTCAACATGCCTGAGTTTAGCAAGCAACATTGTTCAGTGTCCGAACTCTGCAGAAGCTCCTATCTATCTATCTACTGTATATATTATCTGAATGTTGGTGTCGGTAGTTCATGATACATCCTCTTGTCAACACGACCTTCGCATTTACAATTGAGAACAAAAACATTCACAGTAGTCATGAACTAACTCACAAACATGCAACTAGAGAAACCACAACATGCAACTACAGTACAAGGTTCTTCAGCAGCAACCACAACATGCAACTAGAGAAACATGGAGCGCTCCAGTAACCATACATTTCATAAACAGGTTTCGACTGAATTCTTCATGTCCTTGGTAACAGTATATAGTTGCAAACTTGCAAGATCCACACACATCCAGGAGCGGCAATACCTCCTCACATCCAGCAAAGCCTCGACATCACAAAATATGTTGATACCATCAGAGCCCGGCAATAACAAAGCACACTCCCTTCACTTATACTATGATAATCCAGGGGATGTTGGCTTATACCCTTCTCAGACATGCATTGGTCCCTTCTCAGATGGTTGGAGAAGATAACAACACAAAAGACTTTCAGTTTTCATTGTTTCAGTGTTGCACGCTGAGGAGCACACAAGTCCCTGATCAACCTTGAAAAGAGTTTCACGTAGACCATAGGAACCCATACACCAGACGCAATGGTCATGATAGCTTGAGAACCAGGTGCAGATCTTCCCAGTTTGACTCAGTCAGTCCTCCAGTCTCTCCGCTGCTTCTCGCTTCATATCCTTCACCATGGACTTGAACGCTGCCACCTCCGCCGCCAGCATCTCATCACCCAGCACAGGACCAACCTCCAATGCTGGAGGGTTGCCCCGTAGACCCTGTAGCTGAACACAAAGGCAGACACAGATAAACATTCATAAGAAGTGATTACAAACATGTGCACTAGCTACTTAAATAGTACAGCCACAATAAAAAACTACTCACCATCTCACGGCATTTCCGGACAGCACGTGCACAATCGCTTGTCGGGTAAGGACGGAACACCTCTGTTACTGACCCCTTGATGACTATTCCGCAGGCCACAACGGTGGAGATGGCTTTTGTCATCCTGAAGATCAAGTGAGCGCCCCTTTTAAATAGTCTCATCTTCTCTTCAGATGTAAGCGGATCATCATCGCCACCCTGAAACAATATGAGCATAAAAATTAAATGAGCATCGTTCGCTTAAATTTTTGGACTGGCAGTAGTTAAACCAATTACAATTAGCATCATGGGGCGTTCGAAGCAGGCCGTGGAGGAGGTTGATCCGGCCGAACTTCTTCACCTCAAGGAGGAAATGTTGGATACTCGTGAGGAAACTACTGGATTACTGGAGGAAGTAGATCTAATGAGAAAAGAAATTCAGGCTACAAATTATAAGCATGACACCATGGCATCAGTTATTTCCGGAGTGCAGTCAGCGGTGTCAGCTTTAAGTGGTCAACTACAAGCTATTTCTGATGCTCCGAAAAATCTCAGTGCAAATGCACCAGCCTCTTCCTCTGGTCCTCCTCCAAGTCATTTGGAACAGGAACCACCACCTGTCAAATCTCCTATTGTGCAGGAAATCCCTAAGGAAGGTCAGCATGATCATCATAGACAATTGACCGAGGAGTTGAAGAGAAGGTTGCTGGTTGAACAAGAGAAAACTAGGCAGTGTGAGTTGTTGACAGGTAATGAACTTCCACCAATCAACACTGCACGCAGAGCTGCTCCACCAGGATATGGAAATGCAGCAATTCCTAAGGTTATATGAGTGCAAGGATCTCCAGCTGCTCCTACTAGGACAACTCGTACACCAGCTTTCTACCAGATACAACAACAGGGCAATAAGCTGCAGCGGGAAGATTATCCCGAAGCTTATGAGAAGGACAGGAGAGCTCAATTCCTTAAGTCAATGACCAAGGGCCCTAAGATGGAATTTCCCAGGTTTGATGGAGCAAACCCTGGGGGCTGGATACGTCAAGCTGAGAAGTATTTTCAAATGGCAGGGGCACCACCAGAATACAAGGTTTCACTAGCACAGATGTATTTTGTGGGCAGGGCAGATGTATGGCTCAGAAGGGCAGGAATTCTCAAGAAACAGTACGCTTGGACACAATTCTGTGAGGAAATTTTGCACAGATTTTCTGCTTCCAGCACTTATGATTTGGTTGACAGATTTAATGCTTTCAAGCAAAATAATTTGTCCATTGCTGAATATACTGATCAGTTTGAGGAACTAATGGCTGAAGTTCAGGAAGATAATCCAAATTTTACTAAAATGCGGTTTGTTAAGTGCTATGTCAATGGGATGAGGGCCACTATTAAGTTCCAACTTCAGCCACTCAGACCAGAAACACTCACATATGCTTATTGGTTGGCTATGGACATTGAGCAAGCAACTACTGCAAGAAAACCCTATCCTCCTCTCACAACTGATAAAAGCAAGTATACATTTCAGCATTACAAAGAACAAGGAACAACTGCAGAAAAGAGCACAGATAACAAGGATCCTCATGTTATACAAAGAGCAAGAGAACCGGGTAAATGTTGGAGGTGTGGAGATGTATGGTTTCATGGCCATAAGTGCAAGCAGGCTCCAGTAATTAATCTGCTCACTGGGGAAGAACCAAATGACTCATCTACTGAACAAGAGGAGGTAACTAAAACAGACCAGTCAGATCAGCAACCTGCAGATGAAAACTGCATGCAGATCTCTTTGCAAGCTATGAGCACTAGTAGGGTCAGTACTTTATCTGTATTGGTTACTATTGGGGACAAACAAGCAGTGGCTTTAGTTGATTCAGGAAGTAATTCTACATTCATGAACCTCAAATTTGCTTTGACAACACACTGTTCTATAGAGCTGTTGCTGTTTCCAGTGGTCTACAGCTCAGGATTTGGCATTTCAGCAATTAAAAAAAGCAATGACTTCTGCTCCTGTTTTGGCCCTGCCAAATTTCACTCTGCCTTCTGTCTTAGAAACTGATGCATCTGGTCAGGGTATTGGGGTTGTTCTCATGCAGCAAGGGAAACCTATTGCTTACTATAGCTCAGTGTTCTGTCCCACAAACTGGTTGTTGTCTACTTATGAAAAGGAAGCACTGGGCACTGGCTATCATTGCAGCTTTGAAAAAGTGGAGACATTACTTAGTGGGCATTAACTGATTATCAGAACAGATCATCAAAGTTTAAAATTCATGACAGACCAAAAAGTTACTGGGAAAATACAGCAGAAACTTATGATTAAGTTGTTGGAATTTGATTTTCAGATACAATACAAGAAGGGCAAAGAAAATGTAGCTGCAGATGCATTGTCAAGGAAATTCACTCTCATGGCTATTTCTCTAGTGACCCTTAAGTGGACAGAAGATATAGAGCAGTCCTATTTACAAGACACTGCTTGCAAGAAGATATTGGAAGAATTACTGGTTTCGCCCAGTCATGAGTCTAATCACAATTCTGTGCAAGGGGGCATTATACGACACAAAGGCAGGATTTATGTGGGCAATGATCTAGCTCTTCAAAAGAGAATGTTAACTGCTTTACACTCTTCTGCTTTGGGGGTGCATAGTGGAATGAAAGCATCTTATCGGAGAGTGAAGAAGATATTTTACTGGCCTGGAATAAAGAAAGACCTGGAAATCTTTGTGGCAGAATGCCCTGTGTGCCAGAAGAACAAGGGTGAGCACTGCCATTATCCAGGATTGCTGGATCCATACATATTCCAGATGTGGCATGGACACACTTAAGTATGGATTTTATTGAGGGACTGCCTAAATCCAATGGCAAGGAGATTATTTTTGTAATAGTGGATAGACTGACAAAATTTGCCCATTTCATTGCAATGTCTCATCCATATACTGTCTAGTCAGTAGCTATTACATTTATTGACAATGTAATTAAATTGCATGGACCTCCCATAGCTATTGTGTCAGACAGAGACAAAATCTTCACTAgcaagctttggaaggacatctTTGCTGCAATGCACATTGATTTAAGATACAGTTCTGCATATCATCCCCAATCTTATGGATAGACCGAAAGGGTCAATCAGTGTATTGAGAATTATTTAAGGTGCATGGTCTCTGCAGAACCAAAGAAGTGGGTGTATCATCTGGCAATGGCAGAATACTGGTATAATACTTCACTTCACTCCTCTTTGCAGAAAACACCTTTCCAAGCTTTATATGGTTATATGATCCTCTAAATATCAGTGAGTTTTCCTTACCTGGGTCAATGGAAATTGGAGTTAATGGCCCTACAGTGGACGGACAAGCACTTATGGGACAGTTAAAACACAACTTACAAGCAGCCCAAGCTAGGATGATTAAGTATGCAGATAAAAAGAGGACAAAAAGAGTGCTAGCCCCAGGAGATATGGTTTATCTGAAGCTGCAGCCATAAAGATTGAATGCTTTCGGGATCAGGCACCACATCAAGCTCCAAAGCAAGTGTTATGGACCTTTTAGGGTGCCGAGCAGAGTAGAAAATGTGGCCTATAAGTTGCTGTTACCAGAGGGTACTCAAATACACCCAGTTTTCCATATAAGTCAGCTCAAAAAGCATATTGGTCCGACAGCGATTCCTTGTGCTAATCTTCCTCTAATTGGCCCTAATGGCCAAGTCAGGACTGAGCCTGTTTTGGCATTGGAAGTTCGTCAAGTACCGAGGAACAATTTACCTGTGGTACAATGGTTAGTACAATGGGAAAATTTTGCCACCGGATGATGCTTCATGGGAGGATGTGGACTTCATCAAGCACACGTTCCCGGTATTCTTCAAGCACACGGTGGAAAGCTGGCGCGAGCACGGCCCACCTTGAGGACAAGGAGTGTTTCGAGAGGGAGGTAGTGTCAGGTATCTGAAGGTGCAACGCTCCATTCAGTTAATGGACGGCCAGGAGGCATCGGCAAGATCTGATCTAACAGCTCACGTCACTCGCCGTATTAATAGCGTTGCTGTAGCATTTCACGTACTGTTCCGTTCAACCTCTGTGTCGGGCTATATAACAGCCAGGTCCAGCTCCTGCGTGGGCATGTCATTTGCTATGTGATCTACTAAATCACTTTACTCATACACTTTACAGCAACTATACTCTGTAATATATACAATTCCTCTTGGCTTGGCCAAATTCGATCCCCAATTCAGCCTCAAACCCTAGTTCGTACAATCACACTCGTCCTCTGATCCACCCCAGGGCATGACAGGTTTTCTCTAAACCAGCCAATCTAGGGAAGAACTGACTAGCAGAATAGCTAGATCTTAGCAGCAACAGTCGGATTTCCGGCAAAATTAGAGTGGAAAATGGCCCGCACCTGCGAGGAGAGGCAGCGAGGACGGGCGGACGAACCGCGGTCGATGACCGCCGGCGACATACGCCGTCGACCCTCCACCACGGACGCCCTGCATACCAGCCGCGGTGGCTGGTCGCCGACGATCCTCCTCGCCGCGCAGCGGAGCGCCGCCATCGCCGCAGCCAAGCGAGACGTTTTTTCTTTCGGGTCAGTCTAGGTCTCACTCGCCTCTTGTTGCTTTTTGGGCTGGCCCTGTTTGGTCTTTGCTTTGTGCATTTTTTAGCTGCGTTGGGCCAGAGATTAGGCAGTATTTTTGTTCCGTGCCTGTTAAGCGCTTCATCAATCCTTTttccggttttgggaaccttctaggaGGTTCCAGAACCgttttttttttctgtttctGTTTCTATTTCTTTTCATCTTTTTGTTTTTCCTGGTCTTTATCTCCTTTCTTCagtttctttttttctttccttttccgTTTAAATGTTTTATTTTTAAATTTTGATTTCTTCACAAAACAATGTTTGTGTATTAAAAATTGTTCGCAGTTTTCCAAAAAATGTCTTGTTTTGTAATTTATTCAGGagttttaaaaaatgttcgtgtTCCCAAAATTTGTTCAGCTTTTCAATTTTGTTTGtagtttcaaaaaatgttcacattcTTCAAAAAACATTCGTGTTTCCAAAATTTGTTCCCTTTTTCTACTATTGTTCGCACGTTCTAAAAAATGTTCTCGTATTCAAATTTGTTTTggagtttcaaaaaatgttcctgttttcaaaaatttctcgtgttttctatttttattaAGAGTTTCAAAAAATGTGCATATATTAATAAATggtaattttaaaaaaatattcacGTTTTTAGAAAATGTTTTGAGTGAAAAGTGTTCACGTTTCATTAAACATTCATTTGACAAAAAATATGATTATTTATAAACATGAGcattttttgaaatcatgaacatttttccaaAAAAACTAAGAATTTATGAAGTTTTTGAACATTTCTTGTAAAATATGAACAAGTTCTAAAAACACGACCATTTTTTGAAATTTGCAAAAAAATGAAAacatgaactttttccaaaattttcaacaaatttcaggtttgagaacattttttggaattttgaTCTAAACTTTCAaaacaagaaaagaaaaggaaaagaaaatgCCTGGATTTGCGTTTGTGTTGGTTCTTATAGTCTTGCACAACATTGTGATCATTAGCTCTCATTATCTACGGTGGCTATCACAAAAAGATTCTTTGCTGGAGGTCTCGTGTTCAAACCTCGGTAATTATCGTTTTTTTTCCGAATTTATAGTCGCTATGGTTGATCGCTGGCACATCCGCTCGTTTGCTAGTGGGTCGGCCTAGTCGGGGCCGCCTGTGTGTTTGCCCGACAATCCGCCGCAATAAGCGGCAGATAGGAGCTCCCTAGTTGGCTGACCCACTACTAGCAATTTCTTTTTTTTTGCACTGTGAGCCTTTTTATGTTATTTTTTCTTAATTTTCTTTATATTTAGAAATGCTCTAAtatgtgtgtgtgggggggggggtggtgtTGTCTCCTCTCGACATCTTGGGTCTTATGGTGGTCTTAGCCGAGCTCGGGAACGACGGAGGCGACGAGATCGAGCTCGACGAAGACGGCGAGATCCTCGGGTGCGGTTGCTATGCTTGAAACCAAGCACTTTTGGACGCGCATGTGGGTTAGTGAGATGCACACGACCAAAACAAGAGCAATGGACAAGGTACGAGACCAAATGGACAATGGAGC from Triticum urartu cultivar G1812 chromosome 3, Tu2.1, whole genome shotgun sequence encodes:
- the LOC125542881 gene encoding uncharacterized protein LOC125542881; amino-acid sequence: MAALRCAARRIVGDQPPRLVCRASVVEGRRRMSPAVIDRGSSARPRCLSSQGGDDDPLTSEEKMRLFKRGAHLIFRMTKAISTVVACGIVIKGSVTEVFRPYPTSDCARAVRKCREMLQGLRGNPPALEVGPVLGDEMLAAEVAAFKSMVKDMKREAAERLED